Proteins from a genomic interval of Actinoalloteichus hymeniacidonis:
- a CDS encoding ABC transporter substrate-binding protein, with amino-acid sequence MATTHRARAAIGGLMVAALTLTACGGSDDTANDVVTTDGGFALNTGETQPGGIVTVLGTVDLSHLDPAMGNDGNVNNVYELIYRQLTDYSYDEQTGELEIVGDLAVGPGESNEDATEWTYTLKDDLRYEDGSQITSADVKYGIERSLDPALAIGSDYHGIIAGAGDYPGVYEAPEGLDSIQTPDDKTIVFQLEGPLAGFDAVAATPPFTPFPTGEVAVDQLDQQPIASGPYRVAEYSRGERLTLVRNEEWEPSTSQTHPAIADGYEFLFGIDGNTVDQRMLSGQGADANAMAASTNGMQPASLAQVMSNPELQQRTVRALPTCTMYMAMNNTHEALSDVRVRQAINHAVDKESAVTATGGPAMAEQAHTMLTPSVPERQEFDLYPYDPEKAVELLEEAGIAEGELSLTLDVRALPKWQAQGESVQQSLKAVGIDVELNVIDAATFYEVIATPAQQNDLAITGWCSSWMSGYPLLTSLFDGESITDTGNTNISQFDEESINERFDEIEAIADIDEQDVAYGELDREIMELAPVVPLVRETPLQLVGENIGNAYASSARTGYVDYSQVGLKNPQG; translated from the coding sequence ATGGCCACTACTCACAGGGCACGCGCCGCGATCGGGGGCCTCATGGTCGCCGCGTTGACACTCACCGCGTGCGGCGGATCCGATGACACCGCCAACGACGTCGTCACCACCGACGGTGGCTTCGCGCTGAACACCGGCGAGACTCAGCCGGGCGGCATCGTGACCGTGCTCGGCACGGTCGACCTGTCCCATCTCGATCCGGCGATGGGCAACGACGGCAACGTCAACAACGTCTACGAGCTGATCTACCGCCAGCTCACCGACTACTCCTACGACGAGCAGACCGGCGAACTGGAGATCGTGGGCGACCTGGCCGTCGGACCGGGAGAGTCCAACGAGGACGCCACCGAGTGGACGTACACCCTCAAGGACGACCTGCGTTACGAGGACGGCAGTCAGATCACCTCGGCCGATGTGAAGTACGGCATCGAGCGGTCGCTGGATCCCGCGCTGGCCATCGGCTCCGACTACCACGGCATCATCGCCGGTGCGGGGGACTATCCCGGCGTCTACGAGGCGCCGGAGGGCTTGGATTCCATCCAGACCCCGGACGACAAGACGATCGTGTTCCAACTCGAGGGCCCGCTGGCCGGGTTCGACGCCGTCGCCGCGACCCCGCCGTTCACGCCGTTCCCGACCGGTGAGGTCGCGGTCGACCAACTCGATCAGCAGCCCATCGCCTCCGGTCCGTACCGGGTGGCGGAATACAGCCGAGGCGAGCGCCTCACGCTGGTCCGCAACGAGGAATGGGAACCGTCGACCAGCCAGACCCACCCCGCCATCGCCGACGGCTACGAGTTCCTCTTCGGCATCGACGGCAACACGGTCGACCAGCGGATGCTCTCCGGCCAGGGCGCCGACGCCAACGCGATGGCCGCCAGCACCAACGGCATGCAACCCGCCTCGCTGGCCCAGGTGATGTCCAACCCCGAGCTTCAACAGCGGACCGTCCGGGCGCTGCCGACCTGCACGATGTACATGGCGATGAACAACACCCACGAGGCCTTGTCCGACGTGCGGGTGCGCCAGGCCATCAACCACGCCGTCGACAAGGAGAGCGCCGTCACCGCGACCGGCGGCCCGGCCATGGCCGAACAGGCACACACGATGCTGACGCCGTCGGTTCCCGAGCGGCAGGAATTCGATCTCTACCCCTACGACCCGGAGAAGGCGGTCGAACTCCTCGAGGAGGCGGGCATCGCCGAGGGCGAGTTGTCCCTGACCCTCGACGTCCGGGCATTGCCGAAGTGGCAGGCCCAGGGAGAGTCCGTCCAGCAGTCCCTGAAGGCGGTCGGGATCGACGTCGAGCTCAACGTCATCGACGCCGCCACCTTCTACGAGGTCATCGCCACGCCCGCCCAGCAGAACGATCTGGCCATCACCGGCTGGTGCTCCTCGTGGATGTCGGGTTACCCGTTGCTGACCTCGCTGTTCGACGGCGAGAGCATCACCGACACCGGCAACACCAACATCAGCCAGTTCGATGAGGAAAGCATCAACGAACGGTTCGACGAGATCGAGGCGATCGCCGACATCGACGAACAGGACGTCGCCTACGGCGAGCTGGACCGGGAGATCATGGAACTGGCTCCCGTGGTGCCGCTGGTCAGGGAGACGCCGTTGCAGCTGGTGGGCGAGAACATCGGCAACGCCTACGCCAGCTCGGCCCGGACCGGGTACGTCGACTATTCGCAGGTCGGCCTGAAGAACCCGCAGGGGTGA
- a CDS encoding ABC transporter permease yields the protein MPLYIARRLVSAVFVLLAVVFFTFVVFFVLTPDPALSICGQTCTPDRIEDIRTRLGLEDPFWVQFWVFLAGIFVGRTYGEGPTAIMCEAPCLGYSFQTRQSVMTMIGDRIDVTVTIAIGAALLWLLVGVGAGLLSAVKAGTWWDRGATGLALGGIALPNYFVALILQWLLVVQLEVLPFPTVVAFGEDPLRWFQTYLMPWIVLSIMYAAMYTRMTRANVIETLSENYVRTARAKGLSNGKLLTRHALRPSLTPVATLFGMDFAALLGGALITETVFGLNGVGKLAYDAIGTNDQPVIMGVTLLAGAAVVLMNIVVDLLYPLLDPRVRKGTR from the coding sequence ATGCCTCTCTATATCGCCAGACGACTCGTGAGCGCGGTGTTCGTTCTCCTGGCCGTCGTCTTCTTCACGTTCGTGGTGTTCTTCGTCCTCACCCCGGATCCCGCGCTGAGCATCTGCGGTCAGACGTGTACCCCGGATCGCATCGAGGACATCCGCACCAGACTCGGGTTGGAGGACCCGTTCTGGGTGCAGTTCTGGGTCTTCCTCGCCGGGATCTTCGTCGGTCGCACCTACGGCGAGGGCCCGACGGCGATCATGTGCGAGGCGCCCTGTCTGGGCTACAGCTTCCAGACCCGGCAGTCGGTGATGACCATGATCGGCGACCGCATCGACGTCACGGTCACCATCGCCATCGGTGCCGCGCTGCTGTGGCTGCTGGTGGGCGTCGGCGCCGGGCTGCTCAGCGCCGTGAAGGCGGGCACCTGGTGGGACCGGGGAGCCACCGGACTCGCCCTGGGCGGGATCGCGCTGCCCAACTACTTCGTCGCGCTGATCCTGCAATGGCTGCTCGTCGTCCAGTTGGAGGTGCTGCCGTTCCCGACCGTGGTGGCCTTCGGCGAGGATCCGCTGCGGTGGTTCCAGACCTACCTCATGCCCTGGATCGTGCTCTCCATCATGTACGCCGCGATGTACACGCGGATGACCAGGGCGAATGTGATCGAGACGCTGTCGGAGAACTACGTTCGCACGGCGCGCGCCAAGGGGCTGTCCAACGGGAAGCTGTTGACGCGCCATGCCTTGCGGCCGTCGCTGACCCCGGTCGCGACCCTGTTCGGCATGGACTTCGCGGCACTGCTCGGCGGCGCCCTGATCACGGAGACGGTGTTCGGCCTCAACGGCGTCGGCAAGCTCGCCTACGACGCCATCGGCACCAACGACCAGCCCGTCATCATGGGCGTCACCCTCCTCGCGGGTGCCGCGGTGGTGCTGATGAACATCGTCGTCGACCTGCTGTACCCCCTGTTGGACCCGCGTGTGAGGAAGGGGACCCGATGA
- a CDS encoding ABC transporter permease, translating to MTTQTFTGQAARRRKGSRWRRPAVIASFVFLGAVVLMAVFAPLLTTISGSGPYEFHEDKIDAIRGGLPIGSFGGMSPEHWFGVEPLNGRDIFARIVYGAQVSLTIAVSAAVVTTTLGVVFGVLAGFFGGIVDQIVSRVMDFLMAFPALIFMIAILSALPQGNRPVLLVAVLALFGWPSTARVVRGQTMSIAQREFVEAARSSGASRIAIVFREVLPNLVGTITVMATLSVPTFIATEAGLSFLGVGVQPPTASWGQMIASAVPWYAADPMFFMIPGLFLTLTVLSFMVIGDALQATLQRRTQR from the coding sequence ATGACCACACAGACATTCACCGGTCAGGCCGCGCGCAGGCGCAAGGGCAGTCGATGGCGACGCCCCGCCGTGATCGCCTCCTTCGTGTTCCTCGGTGCCGTGGTCCTCATGGCGGTCTTCGCGCCGCTGCTGACCACGATCAGCGGATCGGGTCCGTACGAGTTCCACGAGGACAAGATCGACGCCATCCGAGGCGGTCTGCCCATCGGATCGTTCGGTGGGATGAGCCCCGAACACTGGTTCGGAGTCGAACCGCTCAACGGTCGAGACATCTTCGCCCGCATCGTCTACGGCGCACAGGTGTCGCTGACGATCGCGGTGAGCGCGGCCGTGGTCACCACGACGCTCGGCGTGGTGTTCGGGGTGCTCGCCGGGTTCTTCGGCGGGATCGTCGATCAGATCGTCTCGCGGGTCATGGATTTCCTGATGGCCTTCCCCGCGCTGATCTTCATGATCGCCATCCTCTCGGCACTCCCACAGGGCAATCGGCCGGTACTGCTGGTGGCCGTGCTGGCCCTGTTCGGCTGGCCGTCCACCGCCCGCGTGGTGCGGGGACAGACCATGTCGATCGCCCAGCGCGAGTTCGTCGAGGCGGCGCGGTCCTCGGGAGCGAGCCGGATCGCCATCGTGTTCCGCGAGGTGCTGCCGAACCTGGTCGGCACGATCACGGTGATGGCGACGCTGTCGGTGCCCACGTTCATCGCGACGGAGGCGGGACTGTCCTTCCTCGGCGTCGGTGTGCAGCCGCCCACCGCGTCCTGGGGGCAGATGATCGCCTCCGCGGTTCCCTGGTACGCCGCCGATCCGATGTTCTTCATGATCCCGGGCCTGTTCCTCACCCTGACCGTGCTGTCGTTCATGGTGATCGGTGACGCCCTGCAGGCGACTCTGCAGAGGAGGACACAGCGCTGA
- a CDS encoding ABC transporter ATP-binding protein, translated as MNAVSTAEADELLCVTGLSVAFGPEPTDVVVDDLSFSLRAGRTLGVVGESGSGKSMTSLAIMGLLPPEAIASGSIRFGDQELLQQSDRQLRAIRGDRIGMIFQDPLSSLNPYYTVGFQIAEAYRAHRQATSAQAKKVAVEAMERVSIREPQRRFDHYPHQFSGGMRQRIMIAMALVCEPDLIIADEPTTALDVTVQAQILRLLTDLQRDTGVGMLFITHDLAVVSEVAHDVLVLRDGRQMEAGTAEQVFSQPRDAYTRHLLDATPRIDEAEEDGS; from the coding sequence ATGAACGCCGTATCGACGGCCGAGGCCGACGAGCTGCTGTGCGTCACCGGATTGAGCGTCGCCTTCGGACCCGAGCCCACCGACGTCGTCGTCGACGACCTCTCGTTCTCCCTACGAGCGGGCCGAACCCTCGGCGTGGTCGGGGAATCCGGTTCGGGCAAGTCGATGACCTCGCTGGCCATCATGGGTCTGCTCCCACCCGAGGCCATCGCCTCGGGCTCGATCCGCTTCGGCGACCAGGAACTGCTGCAACAGTCCGATCGGCAGTTACGGGCGATCCGTGGCGATCGGATCGGAATGATCTTCCAGGACCCGCTGTCCTCGCTGAATCCGTATTACACCGTCGGATTCCAGATCGCCGAGGCCTATCGCGCGCATCGACAGGCCACCTCCGCGCAGGCCAAGAAGGTCGCGGTCGAGGCGATGGAGCGGGTCAGCATCCGCGAGCCGCAGCGGCGGTTCGACCACTATCCGCACCAGTTCTCCGGCGGGATGCGGCAGCGGATCATGATCGCGATGGCGCTGGTGTGCGAGCCGGACCTGATCATCGCCGACGAGCCGACCACCGCGCTCGACGTGACGGTGCAGGCGCAGATCCTGCGACTGCTCACCGACCTCCAGCGCGACACCGGGGTCGGGATGCTCTTCATCACCCACGACCTCGCCGTGGTGAGCGAGGTCGCGCACGACGTCCTCGTGCTCCGCGACGGTCGCCAGATGGAGGCGGGCACCGCCGAACAGGTGTTCTCCCAACCGAGGGACGCCTACACCCGACACCTGCTCGATGCGACGCCACGCATCGACGAGGCCGAGGAGGACGGCTCATGA